A portion of the Burkholderia pseudomultivorans genome contains these proteins:
- the cyoE gene encoding heme o synthase translates to MQSTLSQSPGSRFSQYMALTKPRVTQLAVFCAVIGMFLATPGMVPWHVLIGGTVGIWLLAGAAFAINCLVEQKVDAMMRRTAWRPSARGEITTPQILLFSAVLGSLGAWTLYTFTNPLTMWLTIATFVGYAVIYTLLLKPMTPQNIVIGGASGAMPPALGWAAVTGAVPGDAWILVLIIFVWTPPHFWVLALYRRKDYENAGLPMLPVTHGEKFTRLHILLYTVILFAVTLMPFISGMSGAVYLTSAVLLGAVFLAYAWKIYRDYSDELARKAFRYSIVYLSLLFAALLVDHYARPLLGV, encoded by the coding sequence ATGCAAAGCACCCTTTCCCAATCGCCCGGTAGCCGGTTTTCCCAGTACATGGCGCTGACGAAGCCGCGTGTCACGCAGCTCGCGGTGTTCTGCGCGGTGATCGGCATGTTCCTCGCGACGCCGGGCATGGTGCCGTGGCACGTGCTGATCGGCGGCACGGTCGGCATCTGGCTGCTGGCCGGCGCCGCCTTCGCGATCAACTGCCTGGTCGAGCAGAAGGTCGACGCGATGATGCGCCGCACCGCATGGCGCCCGTCCGCGCGCGGCGAGATCACGACGCCGCAGATCCTGCTGTTCTCGGCCGTGCTCGGCAGCCTCGGCGCATGGACGCTCTATACGTTCACGAACCCGCTGACGATGTGGCTGACGATCGCGACCTTCGTCGGCTACGCGGTGATCTACACGCTGCTGCTCAAGCCGATGACGCCGCAGAACATCGTGATCGGCGGCGCGTCGGGCGCGATGCCGCCCGCGCTCGGCTGGGCCGCGGTGACCGGCGCGGTGCCGGGCGACGCGTGGATCCTCGTGCTGATCATCTTCGTGTGGACGCCGCCGCATTTCTGGGTGCTCGCGCTGTACCGCCGCAAGGATTACGAGAACGCGGGCCTGCCGATGCTGCCGGTCACGCACGGCGAGAAGTTCACGCGGCTGCACATCCTGCTCTACACGGTGATCCTGTTCGCGGTCACGCTGATGCCGTTCATCTCCGGGATGAGCGGCGCCGTCTACCTGACGAGCGCGGTGCTGCTCGGCGCGGTGTTCCTCGCCTATGCGTGGAAGATCTACCGCGACTACTCGGACGAACTCGCCCGCAAGGCCTTCCGTTACTCGATCGTCTATCTGTCGCTGCTGTTCGCCGCGCTGCTCGTCGATCATTACGCACGCCCGCTGCTCGGCGTGTAA
- a CDS encoding COX15/CtaA family protein — MSYLLQLGLIGFCIALLPLSYVWVKADDNKFRKLVWITTFLTLDLVMFGGFTRLTDSGLGCPDWPGCYGTSSPFIAHAAITAAHQAMPTGPVSMTKAWIEMIHRYFAMAIGVLIIAQVVIAWSARLRRRPLRVSPWWPTSLLLLIVVQGVFGAWTVTMKLQPVIVTTHLLLGLTLLGTLGWLAARQTPLPLYDPEAGRYRAAALAALVLLVVQIALGGWVSTNYAVLACTDFPTCNGQWIPPMDFAQGFHLWRALGMTKDGDAITQDALVAIHWTHRTFAFVVVAYLVAFALKMRRFESLRRPANGVLLVVLLQFLTGLTNIVLQWPLPVAVAHNGGAAILLLLVVMLNFRILSSRPGRVVQPARDAAPA; from the coding sequence ATGTCCTATTTACTGCAACTCGGCCTGATCGGCTTCTGCATCGCGCTGCTGCCGCTGTCGTACGTGTGGGTGAAGGCCGACGACAACAAGTTCCGCAAGCTGGTGTGGATCACGACGTTCCTGACCCTCGACCTGGTGATGTTTGGCGGCTTCACGCGGCTGACCGATTCGGGCCTCGGCTGCCCCGACTGGCCGGGCTGCTACGGCACCTCGTCGCCGTTCATCGCGCACGCGGCGATCACGGCCGCGCATCAGGCGATGCCGACCGGCCCGGTCAGCATGACCAAGGCGTGGATCGAGATGATCCACCGTTATTTCGCGATGGCGATCGGCGTGCTGATCATCGCGCAGGTCGTGATCGCGTGGTCCGCGCGGCTGCGCCGCCGTCCGCTGCGCGTGTCGCCGTGGTGGCCGACGAGCCTGCTGCTGCTGATCGTCGTGCAGGGCGTGTTCGGCGCATGGACGGTGACGATGAAGCTGCAGCCGGTGATCGTCACGACCCACCTGCTGCTCGGCCTTACGCTGCTCGGCACGCTCGGCTGGCTTGCGGCGCGGCAGACGCCGCTGCCGTTGTACGACCCCGAGGCCGGCCGCTACCGCGCGGCCGCGCTCGCGGCGCTGGTGCTGCTGGTCGTGCAGATCGCGCTCGGCGGCTGGGTGAGCACCAACTACGCGGTGCTCGCCTGCACCGACTTCCCGACCTGCAACGGCCAGTGGATTCCGCCGATGGATTTCGCGCAGGGCTTCCATCTGTGGCGCGCGCTCGGGATGACCAAGGACGGCGACGCGATCACGCAGGATGCGCTGGTCGCGATCCACTGGACGCACCGCACCTTCGCGTTCGTGGTGGTCGCGTATCTGGTCGCGTTCGCGCTGAAGATGCGTCGCTTCGAGTCGCTGCGGCGGCCCGCGAACGGCGTGCTGCTGGTCGTGCTGTTGCAGTTCCTGACGGGCCTGACCAACATCGTGCTGCAGTGGCCGCTGCCGGTCGCGGTCGCCCATAACGGCGGCGCCGCGATCCTGCTGCTGCTCGTCGTCATGTTAAACTTTCGCATCCTTTCAAGCCGCCCCGGCCGTGTCGTGCAGCCCGCGCGCGACGCCGCCCCGGCGTGA
- a CDS encoding SCO family protein codes for MQSSRQGPAAAPVSPAARKRGRWMLVLLGLVCAAPMIASYFTYYVIKPKGGSTNYGTLIEPQRPIPADLQVTDETGKTVPLSSLRGVWLFVMADRSACDDACAQKLYFMRQIRVTQAGERHRITMVWLRSDAGAVPQKVLDAYPDTRRLVADPAAVAAWLPVDAGTRDTDHIYLVDPNGNLMMRFPKNPNPSKIKADVTKLLKWSSIG; via the coding sequence ATGCAATCTTCCCGTCAGGGTCCGGCCGCCGCGCCGGTTTCGCCCGCGGCCCGCAAGCGCGGCCGCTGGATGCTCGTGCTGCTCGGGCTCGTCTGCGCGGCGCCGATGATCGCGTCGTACTTCACCTATTACGTGATCAAGCCGAAGGGCGGCTCGACCAACTACGGCACGCTGATCGAGCCGCAGCGACCAATTCCGGCCGACCTGCAGGTCACCGACGAAACCGGCAAGACGGTGCCGCTGTCGTCGCTGCGCGGCGTATGGCTGTTCGTCATGGCCGACCGCAGCGCGTGCGACGACGCATGCGCGCAGAAGCTCTATTTCATGCGCCAGATCCGCGTCACGCAGGCCGGCGAGCGGCACCGGATCACGATGGTGTGGCTGCGCAGCGATGCGGGCGCCGTGCCGCAGAAGGTGCTGGACGCGTATCCGGATACGCGCCGGCTCGTCGCCGACCCGGCCGCGGTCGCCGCCTGGCTGCCGGTCGACGCCGGCACGCGGGACACCGACCACATCTACCTGGTCGACCCGAACGGCAACCTGATGATGCGCTTCCCGAAGAACCCGAACCCCAGCAAGATCAAGGCGGACGTCACGAAGCTGCTGAAGTGGTCGAGCATCGGCTAA
- a CDS encoding SURF1 family protein: MKIRWLPALLILVVVAVTIRLGFWQRDRAHQKEALQENIVRYEHAAPVEVGAQPLPLASIEFHRVRAKGRFMPEQAVFLDNRPYNDQPGFYVVMPFKLTGGGYVLVNRGWLPRNIADRTAIEPFATPQGEVEIEGIARADASRAFELGEGGSAPHQKIRQNLDVAAYAQETGLPLQPFVIQQTSDDGDKLVRDWPAATTGVERNYGYMFQWWGMAAAALGFGLYAARRAAKKSAGA, translated from the coding sequence ATGAAGATCCGCTGGCTGCCTGCGCTGCTGATCCTCGTCGTCGTCGCGGTCACGATCCGTCTCGGTTTCTGGCAGCGCGACCGCGCGCACCAGAAGGAAGCGCTGCAGGAAAACATCGTCCGCTACGAGCACGCGGCGCCCGTCGAGGTCGGCGCGCAGCCGCTGCCGCTCGCGTCGATCGAGTTTCACCGCGTGCGCGCAAAGGGCCGGTTCATGCCCGAGCAAGCGGTGTTCCTCGACAATCGGCCGTATAACGACCAGCCGGGTTTCTACGTCGTGATGCCGTTTAAACTCACGGGCGGCGGCTACGTGCTGGTCAACCGCGGCTGGCTGCCGCGCAACATCGCCGATCGCACCGCGATCGAGCCGTTCGCGACGCCGCAAGGCGAGGTGGAAATCGAGGGCATCGCGCGCGCCGACGCGTCGCGCGCGTTCGAGCTCGGCGAAGGCGGTTCGGCGCCGCACCAGAAGATCCGGCAGAACCTCGACGTCGCCGCGTATGCGCAGGAAACCGGGCTGCCGCTGCAGCCGTTCGTGATCCAGCAGACGAGCGACGACGGCGACAAGCTCGTGCGCGACTGGCCGGCGGCGACGACCGGCGTCGAGCGCAATTACGGTTACATGTTTCAGTGGTGGGGCATGGCGGCGGCCGCGCTCGGTTTCGGCCTGTACGCGGCAAGGCGTGCGGCGAAGAAGTCGGCCGGCGCGTGA
- a CDS encoding twin transmembrane helix small protein — protein sequence MHILVPIAFVLIIASMGSALYFMMHDRGHTKRMVWSLATRVGLSISLFLFILLANWMGWIHSTGLPIGR from the coding sequence ATGCACATCCTCGTTCCCATCGCCTTCGTCCTCATCATTGCCAGCATGGGCTCGGCGCTCTACTTCATGATGCACGACCGCGGCCATACGAAACGCATGGTCTGGTCGCTCGCCACCCGCGTCGGGCTGTCGATCTCGCTGTTCCTGTTCATCCTGCTCGCGAACTGGATGGGCTGGATCCATTCGACCGGCCTGCCGATCGGGCGTTGA
- a CDS encoding cytochrome c oxidase subunit 3: MSGQNQTPYYFVPHPSQHPISAAVGLLVMLGSVALWINGHDWAPYTALLGLLWLLFTLYHWFGDSIAESEGGHYGKNVDKSYRWSMSWFIFSEVMFFGAFFGALFYAREIALHQLGSLDYKLIWPDFSAVWPNEGPAALAGHFKTMGPWPIPTLNTALLLSSGATLTVSHHALREDHRKKAIAWLAATLVLGVCFLFLQGFEYYHAYNELNLTLNSGVYGSTFFLLTGFHGFHVFLGGTMLAVVLVRMIRGHFKPDHHFAFEGAAWYWHFVDVVWLGLYVVVYWL, translated from the coding sequence ATGAGCGGTCAAAACCAGACCCCGTACTATTTTGTGCCGCATCCGTCGCAGCATCCGATCAGCGCGGCCGTCGGCCTGCTGGTCATGCTCGGGTCGGTCGCACTGTGGATCAACGGTCACGACTGGGCGCCGTACACGGCGCTGCTCGGCCTGCTGTGGCTGCTCTTCACGCTGTACCACTGGTTCGGCGATTCGATCGCCGAGTCCGAAGGCGGCCACTACGGCAAGAACGTCGACAAGTCGTACCGCTGGAGCATGAGCTGGTTCATCTTCTCCGAAGTGATGTTCTTCGGCGCGTTCTTCGGTGCGCTGTTCTATGCGCGCGAAATCGCGCTGCATCAGCTCGGCAGCCTCGACTACAAGCTGATCTGGCCGGATTTCTCCGCCGTGTGGCCGAACGAAGGCCCGGCCGCGCTCGCCGGTCACTTCAAGACGATGGGCCCGTGGCCGATCCCGACGCTGAACACCGCGCTGCTGCTGTCGTCGGGCGCGACGCTGACGGTGTCGCACCACGCACTGCGTGAAGATCACCGCAAGAAGGCGATCGCCTGGCTGGCCGCGACCCTCGTGCTCGGCGTCTGCTTCCTGTTCCTGCAGGGCTTCGAGTACTACCACGCGTACAACGAACTGAACCTGACGCTGAACTCGGGCGTCTACGGCTCGACGTTCTTCCTGCTGACGGGCTTCCACGGCTTCCACGTGTTCCTCGGCGGCACGATGCTCGCGGTGGTGCTGGTGCGGATGATCCGCGGCCACTTCAAGCCCGATCACCACTTCGCATTCGAAGGCGCCGCGTGGTACTGGCACTTCGTCGACGTCGTCTGGCTCGGCCTGTACGTCGTCGTCTACTGGCTGTAA
- a CDS encoding DUF2970 domain-containing protein — MTEVKRGGSFAQALKAVLWSFFGVRKRRDLEADATQLNPLHVLIVALLAAGVFIGVLILIVRAVVG, encoded by the coding sequence ATGACGGAGGTCAAGCGAGGCGGATCGTTCGCTCAGGCGCTGAAAGCCGTGTTGTGGTCGTTCTTCGGCGTGCGCAAGCGCCGCGACCTCGAGGCGGACGCGACGCAGCTGAATCCGCTGCACGTGCTGATCGTCGCGCTGCTCGCGGCCGGCGTCTTCATCGGCGTGCTGATCCTGATCGTGCGCGCGGTGGTCGGCTAG
- a CDS encoding cytochrome c oxidase assembly protein: MSKPEAGAADRAFNRSMLAKLFVVALLMFGFGFALIPMYRAICQITGINNLVQRDVSEREAKNTQVDTSRTVSVEFDANARGPLGFKPEHNSLDVHPGELTTIVYDVTNGQGRPVVAQAIPSYAPKQATEFFKKIECFCFTQQTLAANESRKMPVVFVIDPKLPKDVKTITLSYTFFELNTPASPAPATRSTATQGAAAKPDA, translated from the coding sequence ATGTCGAAGCCGGAAGCGGGCGCCGCCGATCGCGCGTTCAATCGTTCGATGCTGGCGAAGCTGTTCGTCGTCGCCTTGCTGATGTTCGGCTTCGGCTTTGCGCTGATCCCGATGTATCGCGCGATCTGCCAGATCACGGGCATCAACAACCTGGTGCAGCGCGACGTCAGCGAGCGCGAGGCGAAGAATACGCAGGTCGACACCAGTCGTACCGTGTCGGTCGAGTTCGACGCGAACGCGCGCGGCCCGCTCGGTTTCAAGCCGGAGCACAACAGCCTCGACGTGCATCCGGGCGAGCTGACGACGATCGTGTACGACGTGACGAACGGGCAGGGCCGGCCGGTCGTCGCGCAGGCGATTCCGAGCTACGCGCCGAAGCAGGCGACGGAGTTTTTCAAGAAGATCGAGTGCTTTTGCTTCACGCAGCAGACGCTGGCCGCGAACGAGTCGCGCAAGATGCCGGTGGTGTTCGTGATCGATCCGAAATTGCCGAAGGACGTGAAGACGATCACCTTGTCGTACACGTTCTTCGAACTGAATACGCCGGCATCGCCGGCGCCCGCGACGCGCAGCACGGCGACGCAGGGCGCGGCGGCAAAGCCGGACGCGTGA
- a CDS encoding cytochrome oxidase small assembly protein, with amino-acid sequence MNRNPQQRRTPEQIRAGNKRLGLILLVIAAVFFVGVVIKQWWLSTH; translated from the coding sequence ATGAACCGGAATCCACAACAAAGACGAACGCCCGAGCAGATCCGCGCGGGCAACAAGCGGCTCGGCCTCATCCTGCTCGTCATCGCCGCCGTTTTTTTTGTGGGTGTCGTGATCAAGCAGTGGTGGCTGTCCACTCACTGA
- the ctaD gene encoding cytochrome c oxidase subunit I, whose product MSSIGHDVAADHAHDDHAHETPHGWRRWLFATNHKDIGTLYLLFSFIMFLSGGVMALGIRAELFEPGLQIMRPEFFNELTTMHGLIMVFGAIMPAFVGFANWMIPLQIGASDMAFARMNNFSFWLLPVAAVLLVGSFFAPGGATAAGWTLYAPLSTQMGPGMDFAIFAVHLMGASSIMGGINIVVTILNMRAPGMTLMKMPMFAWTWLITAYLLIAVMPVLAGAITMVLFDRHFGTSFFNAAGGGDPVMYQHIFWFFGHPEVYIMILPAFGIVSQVIPAFARKTLFGYSSMVYATASIAILSFMVWAHHMFATGMPVTGQLFFMYATMLIAVPTGVKVFNWLATMWRGSMTFETPMLFAIGFLFVFTFGGLTGLMLAMAPLDIQYHGTYFVVAHFHYVLVAGSLFALFAGWYYWSPKWTGWMYNETRGKIHFWASMIFFNLTFFPMHFVGLAGMPRRYADYPAQFTDFNQVATIGAFGFGLAQVYFLFAVVLPAYRGGGELEKAADKPWDGATGLEWTVPSPAPFHTFEQPPHVE is encoded by the coding sequence ATGTCTAGCATCGGGCACGACGTAGCCGCGGACCACGCGCACGACGACCACGCGCACGAAACGCCTCACGGCTGGCGGCGCTGGCTGTTCGCCACCAACCACAAGGACATCGGTACGCTGTACCTGCTGTTCTCGTTCATCATGTTCCTGTCGGGCGGCGTGATGGCGCTCGGCATCCGTGCCGAGCTGTTCGAGCCGGGCCTGCAGATCATGCGTCCGGAGTTCTTCAACGAACTCACGACGATGCACGGCCTGATCATGGTGTTCGGCGCGATCATGCCGGCGTTCGTCGGCTTCGCGAACTGGATGATTCCGCTGCAGATCGGCGCCTCCGACATGGCGTTCGCGCGGATGAACAACTTCAGCTTCTGGCTGCTGCCGGTCGCAGCCGTGCTGCTGGTTGGCTCGTTCTTCGCGCCGGGCGGCGCGACGGCCGCCGGCTGGACGCTGTACGCGCCGCTGTCGACGCAGATGGGCCCGGGCATGGACTTCGCGATCTTCGCGGTGCACCTGATGGGCGCGTCGTCGATCATGGGCGGGATCAACATCGTCGTGACGATCCTGAACATGCGCGCGCCGGGCATGACGCTGATGAAGATGCCGATGTTCGCGTGGACCTGGCTGATCACCGCGTACCTGCTGATCGCCGTGATGCCGGTCCTGGCAGGCGCGATCACGATGGTGCTGTTCGACCGCCACTTCGGCACGTCGTTCTTCAACGCGGCAGGCGGCGGCGATCCGGTGATGTACCAGCACATCTTCTGGTTCTTCGGCCACCCCGAGGTGTACATCATGATTCTGCCGGCGTTCGGGATCGTGTCGCAGGTGATCCCGGCGTTCGCGCGCAAGACGCTGTTCGGCTACAGCTCGATGGTGTACGCGACGGCTTCGATCGCGATCCTGTCGTTCATGGTCTGGGCGCACCACATGTTCGCGACCGGCATGCCGGTGACCGGCCAGCTGTTCTTCATGTACGCGACGATGCTGATCGCGGTGCCGACGGGCGTGAAGGTGTTCAACTGGCTCGCGACGATGTGGCGCGGCTCGATGACGTTCGAAACCCCGATGCTGTTCGCGATCGGCTTCCTGTTCGTGTTCACGTTCGGCGGTCTGACGGGCCTGATGCTCGCGATGGCGCCGCTCGACATCCAGTATCACGGCACCTACTTCGTGGTCGCGCACTTCCACTACGTGCTGGTGGCCGGCTCGCTGTTCGCGCTGTTTGCGGGCTGGTACTACTGGTCGCCGAAGTGGACGGGCTGGATGTACAACGAGACGCGCGGCAAGATCCACTTCTGGGCGTCGATGATCTTCTTCAACTTGACGTTCTTCCCGATGCACTTCGTCGGTCTCGCCGGCATGCCGCGCCGCTATGCGGACTACCCGGCGCAGTTCACGGACTTCAACCAGGTCGCGACAATCGGCGCATTCGGCTTCGGCCTCGCGCAGGTGTACTTCCTGTTCGCGGTCGTGCTGCCGGCCTACCGTGGCGGCGGCGAGCTGGAGAAGGCTGCCGACAAGCCGTGGGATGGCGCGACGGGCCTCGAATGGACGGTACCGAGCCCGGCTCCGTTCCACACGTTCGAGCAACCGCCGCACGTCGAATAA
- the coxB gene encoding cytochrome c oxidase subunit II, which yields MEILGKDAMKTIKRALTGVLACSGLLFAGAALAVGDSPGGPRVNEINFQPPVTKIAEELYDLHTMMLILCTVIFIGVFGVMFYSIFAHRKSKGHKAANFHESTTVEIIWTIVPFIIVVLMALPATKAVVAMKDTTNADLTIKVTGYQWKWGYDYVKGPGEGIGFLSTLTTPRDEVMGKKPITDTYLQEVDNPLVVPVNKKIRIITTANDVVHSWYVPAFGVKQDAIPGFVRDTWFKADKVGTFRGFCTELCGKEHAYMPVVVEVLSDEDYAKWVSAQKAKMAGAAVDPNKVYTMAELVAHGEEVYKANCAACHQVNGKGLGAFPAMDGSPIVNGPIAGHVERVLHGKGAMPSWASLSDLDIASVITYERNSWGNHKNDLLQPKQVADARNGKMPEDTAGAAAAASAPSEAASAPAQAASGAAEQPAAATSAALSTIYFETGKSTLPADAKAAIAAAADYAKAHPDAKLALSGFTDKTGSADANAELAKHRAQAVRDALKAAGVAEDHIVLKKPETITGGADAKEARRVEIGPAA from the coding sequence ATGGAAATTTTGGGTAAGGATGCTATGAAAACAATCAAGCGAGCCCTCACGGGCGTGCTGGCATGCAGCGGATTGCTCTTTGCCGGTGCCGCTCTGGCGGTCGGTGACAGCCCGGGCGGCCCCCGCGTCAATGAAATCAATTTTCAGCCGCCTGTCACGAAGATCGCCGAGGAGCTCTACGATCTCCACACGATGATGCTGATCCTCTGTACGGTGATCTTCATCGGCGTGTTCGGCGTGATGTTCTATTCGATCTTCGCGCATCGCAAATCCAAGGGCCACAAGGCCGCCAATTTCCATGAAAGCACGACCGTCGAAATCATCTGGACGATCGTGCCGTTCATCATCGTCGTGCTGATGGCGCTGCCGGCGACGAAGGCCGTCGTCGCGATGAAGGACACGACGAACGCCGATCTCACGATCAAGGTCACCGGCTACCAGTGGAAGTGGGGCTACGACTACGTGAAGGGCCCGGGCGAGGGCATCGGCTTCCTGTCGACGCTGACCACCCCGCGCGACGAAGTGATGGGCAAGAAGCCGATCACCGACACCTATCTGCAGGAAGTCGACAACCCGCTCGTCGTGCCGGTCAACAAGAAGATCCGCATCATCACGACCGCGAACGACGTCGTCCACTCGTGGTACGTGCCCGCGTTCGGCGTGAAGCAGGATGCGATCCCGGGCTTCGTGCGCGACACGTGGTTCAAGGCCGACAAGGTCGGCACCTTCCGCGGTTTCTGTACCGAGCTGTGCGGCAAGGAGCACGCGTACATGCCGGTCGTCGTCGAAGTGCTGTCGGATGAAGACTACGCGAAGTGGGTGAGCGCGCAGAAGGCCAAGATGGCCGGCGCGGCGGTCGACCCGAACAAGGTCTACACGATGGCCGAACTCGTCGCGCACGGCGAGGAAGTCTACAAGGCGAACTGCGCGGCCTGCCACCAGGTGAACGGCAAGGGTCTCGGCGCGTTCCCGGCGATGGACGGCAGCCCGATCGTGAACGGCCCGATCGCCGGCCACGTCGAGCGCGTGCTGCATGGCAAGGGCGCGATGCCGTCGTGGGCGTCGCTGTCGGATCTCGACATCGCATCGGTCATCACGTACGAACGCAACTCGTGGGGCAACCACAAGAACGACCTGCTGCAGCCGAAGCAAGTCGCCGACGCGCGCAACGGCAAGATGCCGGAAGACACCGCGGGCGCCGCAGCGGCCGCATCGGCACCGTCCGAAGCCGCTTCGGCGCCGGCGCAAGCCGCATCGGGCGCAGCGGAACAGCCGGCCGCGGCAACCTCGGCCGCGCTGTCGACGATCTACTTCGAGACGGGCAAGAGCACGCTGCCGGCCGACGCGAAGGCGGCGATCGCCGCGGCGGCCGACTATGCGAAGGCACATCCGGACGCGAAGCTCGCGCTGTCGGGTTTCACCGACAAGACGGGCTCGGCCGACGCGAACGCCGAACTGGCCAAGCATCGCGCGCAAGCCGTGCGCGACGCGCTGAAGGCCGCAGGCGTGGCGGAAGACCACATTGTTCTCAAAAAGCCGGAAACGATCACGGGCGGCGCCGACGCGAAGGAAGCGCGGCGTGTCGAGATCGGGCCGGCGGCTTGA
- a CDS encoding DUF2244 domain-containing protein, which translates to MQACIACHSREAAMEAARVLAETADDEPVLNDWLIKRNCSVSPRQFVLFYASLAGFSLVIAALLMWRGAWLVMPFTGIELLVVGVAFAIYARHAVDYERIRLFPHRLVIERMDAERFTQIEFNPRWVRVEPGATPRDPIRLVSRGQTVVIGQHLAQYKRAQFADELRVSLRRCG; encoded by the coding sequence ATGCAGGCATGCATCGCATGCCATTCGCGTGAGGCGGCGATGGAAGCAGCGAGGGTTTTGGCGGAGACGGCGGACGACGAACCGGTCCTGAACGACTGGCTCATTAAACGCAACTGTTCGGTGTCGCCGCGCCAGTTCGTGCTGTTTTACGCGTCGCTCGCGGGCTTCTCGCTGGTGATCGCGGCGTTGCTGATGTGGCGGGGGGCGTGGCTCGTCATGCCCTTCACCGGAATCGAATTGCTGGTCGTGGGCGTCGCGTTTGCGATCTACGCCCGCCATGCGGTCGATTACGAGCGCATCAGGCTGTTTCCGCACCGGCTCGTGATCGAGCGGATGGATGCGGAGCGGTTCACGCAGATCGAATTCAACCCGCGCTGGGTGCGGGTCGAGCCGGGCGCGACGCCACGCGACCCGATTCGACTGGTGTCGCGCGGGCAGACCGTCGTAATCGGGCAGCATCTCGCGCAATACAAGCGTGCGCAGTTCGCCGACGAACTGCGCGTGTCGCTCCGGCGCTGCGGCTGA
- a CDS encoding methyltransferase domain-containing protein translates to MSPASTSTGRPANDARRLRRIFDRRAATFDAVAFLPREIAQRMNERLEYIKVSPTAVLDAGCGPGDDLPALRARFPEAPVFGVDLSGAMLVRAAQREIEQTSWRRWLPASLGRALGQRGPRVAQADFSALPFAAGAFDLIWSNLALHWHSRPDAVLPEWQRVLRVNGLLMFSTLGPDTLRELRAACAEAEAALGIAPNAARVIDFVDMHDLGDMLVESGFEIPVMDQEVLTVTYKSPDSLLADVRRWGAYPFERSAPRQAARRFRQALGDALDARRRADGTIALTFEVIYGHAWKAVPRTTAEGHGIVRIEDIGKGRPKNR, encoded by the coding sequence ATGTCCCCAGCTTCGACTTCAACCGGCCGTCCGGCCAATGACGCACGGCGTCTGCGGCGGATCTTCGACCGCCGCGCCGCCACCTTCGACGCGGTCGCGTTCCTGCCGCGCGAGATCGCGCAGCGGATGAACGAGCGCCTCGAATACATCAAGGTCAGCCCGACGGCCGTGCTCGATGCGGGCTGCGGCCCGGGCGACGACCTGCCGGCGCTGCGCGCGCGGTTCCCGGAGGCGCCCGTGTTCGGCGTCGACCTGTCGGGCGCGATGCTCGTGCGGGCCGCGCAGCGCGAGATCGAGCAGACGAGCTGGCGCCGCTGGCTGCCCGCGTCGCTCGGCCGGGCGCTCGGCCAGCGCGGCCCGCGCGTCGCGCAGGCCGACTTCTCCGCGCTGCCGTTCGCGGCCGGCGCGTTCGACCTGATCTGGTCGAACCTCGCCCTTCACTGGCATTCGCGCCCCGACGCCGTGCTGCCCGAATGGCAGCGCGTGCTGCGCGTCAACGGCCTGCTGATGTTCAGCACGCTCGGTCCCGACACGCTGCGCGAGCTGCGCGCGGCCTGCGCGGAGGCGGAAGCGGCGCTCGGCATCGCGCCGAACGCGGCGCGCGTGATCGATTTCGTCGACATGCACGACCTCGGCGACATGCTGGTCGAAAGCGGTTTCGAGATCCCCGTGATGGATCAGGAAGTGCTGACCGTCACCTACAAATCCCCCGATTCGCTGCTGGCCGACGTGCGCCGCTGGGGCGCCTATCCGTTCGAGCGCAGCGCGCCGCGGCAGGCTGCGCGGCGCTTCCGGCAGGCGCTCGGCGACGCGCTCGACGCGCGCCGGCGCGCCGACGGCACGATCGCGCTGACCTTCGAGGTGATCTACGGGCACGCATGGAAAGCCGTGCCGCGCACGACTGCGGAAGGGCACGGAATCGTGCGTATCGAAGACATCGGAAAGGGGCGTCCGAAGAATCGGTAA